In Drosophila pseudoobscura strain MV-25-SWS-2005 chromosome 4, UCI_Dpse_MV25, whole genome shotgun sequence, the following proteins share a genomic window:
- the Glt gene encoding glutactin has product MQPLPSWVQLLALALCVCQICALQTRPRTDDIDYELSEENEGSFTPQPLRPPPWQETPQPQVAPQEARVQVPGVGDIVGLRGYKTISNRPINAFLGVRYAQVGGGLGRFQQARPVPFQGRVDATTASPNCAQFPELQRLQTAEARGENVDDCLTLNIYAPEGARDLPVLVFVHGEMLFDGGAEEAQPDYVLENEVVLVSINYRLAPFGFLSALSEQLPGNVALSDIHLALEWLQRNLPYFGGNSGKVTLVGQAGGATLVHALSLSGRATNLFQQLILQSGTALNPYLIDERPLETLDTFARLARCPNAGRSLAPLYDCLSRLPTSQVVSAFEQLFQQNEARGLNFLGGFKLVVGDPLGYLPEHPAALAANSANSTVPMIVGAAKDASAFILSRFYDQIQRVQSQNVSDFINVVLRHTAPPSQHQLWLDWARREIFSQEHDRTASAYSVSQGLLELSNMILYRAPVVYSIRLSHKKSPVYLYTFDYRGEYHRFGHLDNPLPFGVDASLSDDSVYLFPYPPEASRLNPVDKSLSRALVTMWVNFAVTGIPNQNPGVWPKATSEYGPFLRFTNSRQNMLELDPHFGDGLYAPNLYGQYFNTTNSTTTATTTTTTTTTRRPYVYNPYPSWQQSPYGYNTTTTTSTTTTTTRRPTYAYNPYANWQQNRQPQPPQAFPRRPTDPAYERAQEIRRQQVIREQQEREQRLREQREREQQQQENQRREEEEREKQRLQEQREQEAQRELEKRYQLQREKLQREQLQREQLEREQREQEARDEWERNREPAQVNPEEQLEQREREQREWEQREREQREREQREREQREREQREREQREREQLEREQREREQPSQPAEQDERELEDREQQEREEQQRQQILEEQRRYYEERQRELQQLEQEQREQQAREQQEQQEQQQREQEQREQEEREQQEREQQQREQMEGGHQPYEPNQPEEDQESSRRPYPSYEDYVRRDDEEEPANYEPDSEQSLYRNYSEEQEREQQQREQLYREQQERERQSLNPTDDEEDQQDRRQPYQTYEEYLRVNAEAEAAVAAAAQEQTDPENDPSAYENYEDYIRAQEERQEAEERERAVQEGWEDSRPEYPGYRQFVRNHHNSPQNAKQLRRQQRPKL; this is encoded by the exons ATGCAGCCGTTGCCTTCCTGGGTCCAGCTCCTGGCGTTGGCACTCTGCGTATGCCAGATCTGCGCCCTCCAGACCAGGCCTAGGACTGATGATATCGACTATGAATTAAGCGAGGAGAACGAGGGTTCCTTTACTCCTCAACCACTAAGGCCGCCACCGTGGCAGGAGACTCCCCAGCCTCAGGTGGCACCACAGGAAGCGCGTGTGCAAGTTCCCGGAGTGGGAGATATAGTCGGTTTACGTGGCTACAAGACGATCTCGAATCGGCCCATCAATGCATTCCTTGGCGTGCGTTACGCTCAAGTGGGAGGCGGCCTGGGACGTTTCcagcaggccaggccagtgCCCTTCCAGGGGAGAGTGGACGCCACCACAGCCAGTCCGAATTGCGCCCAATTTCCGGAGTTGCAGCGACTGCAAACGGCCGAGGCACGGGGAGAGAACGTTGACGACTGCCTGACCCTCAACATCTATGCCCCAGAGGGGGCACGCGATCTGCCCGTCCTGGTCTTTGTGCACGGCGAGATGCTATTCGATGGCGGTGCCGAGGAGGCCCAGCCAGACTACGTGCTGGAGAACGAAGTTGTCCTGGTTTCGATCAACTATCGACTGGCGCCCTTCGGGTTTCTCAGCGCCCTCAGTGAGCAACTGCCTGGCAACGTGGCGCTCTCAGACATCCACCTGGCGTTGGAGTGGCTGCAGCGCAATCTTCCCTACTTTGGCGGAAACTCCGGAAAAGTGACCTTAGTGGGTCAGGCCGGCGGCGCCACTCTCGTTCATGCCCTCAGCCTCAGCGGCCGGGCAACGAACCTCTTCCAGCAGCTCATCCTCCAGTCTGGCACGGCACTGAACCCCTACTTGATCGACGAACGTCCTCTGGAAACTCTGGACACGTTCGCACGCCTCGCCCGCTGTCCAAATGCCGGCCGAAGTCTGGCACCGCTCTACGACTGCCTCAGCCGTCTGCCCACCTCCCAAGTGGTCAGCGCATTCGAGCAGCTGTTCCAACAGAACGAGGCCCGCGGCCTCAACTTTCTGGGCGGTTTCAAGCTGGTGGTGGGCGATCCCCTGGGCTACCTTCCCGAGCATCCGGCCGCACTGGCGGCCAACTCGGCCAACAGCACGGTTCCCATGATTGTGGGAGCCGCCAAAGATGCCAGCGCCTTTATACTATCAC GCTTCTACGACCAGATACAGCGCGTGCAATCGCAGAATGTGAGCGACTTCATCAACGTGGTCCTGCGCCACACGGCGCCACCAAGCCAACACCAGCTGTGGCTGGATTGGGCGCGTCGCGAGATCTTTTCGCAGGAGCATGATCGCACGGCCAGTGCATACAGTGTGTCCCAGGGTCTGTTGGAATTGAGCAACATGATCCTGTATCGGGCGCCCGTCGTCTACTCCATCCGGCTCTCGCACAAAAAGAGTCCCGTCTATTTGTACACCTTTGACTATCGCGGCGAGTATCATCGGTTCGGCCACCTGGACAATCCGCTGCCCTTTGGTGTGGACGCTTCCCTGAGCGACGATAGCGTGTATCTGTTTCCGTACCCGCCGGAGGCCAGCCGCCTGAATCCGGTGGACAAGTCGCTGTCTCGAGCACTGGTTACCATGTGGGTGAACTTTGCCGTTACGGGCATACCCAACCAAAATCCTGGTGTCTGGCCCAAGGCCACTTCCGAGTACGGTCCTTTCCTGCGCTTCACCAACTCGAGGCAGAACATGCTGGAGCTTGACCCACATTTCGGTGACGGACTTTACGCTCCTAATCTCTATGGGCAGTACTTCAATACAACCAATAgcacaacaacagctacaacGACGaccacaacaacgacgacCAGACGTCCGTATGTCTACAACCCGTATCCTAGCTGGCAGCAAAGCCCCTATGGTTACAACACAACAACCACAACttctacgacgacgacgactaccaGGCGTCCAACGTATGCGTACAATCCTTATGCTAATTGGCAGCAAAACCGACAGCCCCAACCGCCTCAGGCCTTTCCAAGGAGGCCAACGGATCCTGCATACGAAAGAGCTCAGGAAATCAGGCGACAACAGGTGATCCGGGAGCAGCAAGAGCGAGAGCAGCGGTTGCGTGAACAGCGCGAaagagagcagcaacagcaagagaaTCAGCGTCGCGAAGAGGAGGAACGAGAAAAACAGCGTCTGCAAGAGCAGCGAGAACAGGAAGCCCAGAGAGAATTGGAAAAGCGCTACCAGTTGCAGAGAGAGAAACTCCAGCGAGAACAGCTGCAGCGAGAGCAGTTAGAAAGGGAACAGCGTGAACAGGAGGCAAGGGATGAATGGGAGCGAAACCGAGAGCCAGCGCAAGTAAATCCGGAGGAGCAATTAGAGCAGCGTGAGCGGGAGCAGCGTGAATGGGAGCAGCGTGAACGGGAGCAGCGTGAACGGGAGCAGCGTGAACGGGAGCAGCGTGAACGGGAGCAGCGTGAACGGGAGCAGCGTGAACGGGAGCAGCTTGAGCGGGAGCAGCGTGAGCGGGAGCAGCCATCCCAGCCAGCGGAACAAGACGAGCGCGAACTGGAAGATAGGGAGCAACAAGAAAGAGAAgaacagcagcgacagcaaatACTGGAAGAACAACGTCGTTACTACGAGGAGCGTCAGCGAGAACTGCAACAGCTAGAGCAGGAACAGCGAGAGCAACAAGCCAGagaacagcaggagcagcaagagcagcagcagcgggaacAAGAGCAGCGAGAGCAGGAAGAGAGGGAGCAACAGGAGcgcgaacagcagcagcgagagcAAATGGAGGGTGGACATCAGCCTTACGAGCCAAATCAGCCGGAGGAAGATCAAGAAAGCTCTCGCAGGCCCTATCCAAGCTACGAGGACTACGTGCGAAGAGACGATGAAGAAGAACCAGCCAACTATGAACCCGATAGCGAACAAAGCTTATACCGAAACTATTCCGAGGAGCAAGAAcgagagcaacagcaacgggaGCAACTGTATCGTGAACAAcaggagcgggagcggcaGTCCCTCAACCCAACTGACGATGAGGAAGATCAGCAGGACCGTCGGCAACCTTACCAAACCTACGAGGAGTACTTGAGAGTCAATGCAGAAGCTgaagcggcagtggcagctgcagctcagGAGCAGACTGATCCCGAGAATGATCCCAGCGCTTACGAAAACTACGAAGATTACATTAGGGCGCAGGAGGAACGTCAGGAGGCAGAGGAGCGAGAACGGGCTGTTCAGGAGGGCTGGGAGGACTCTCGCCCAGAATACCCAGGTTACCGACAGTTTGTTAGGAATCATCACAACTCGCCGCAGAACGCTAAGCAGCTGCGCAGACAGCAGCGACCCAAGCTGTAG
- the PrBP gene encoding probable cGMP 3',5'-cyclic phosphodiesterase subunit delta: MGSDDQSAADKIQKGFQINYMILRDADSGKIIWQENKDFSAPDVEHEARVPVKILDMRAVSREINFSTVESMENFRLDQKVLFKGRIMEEWFFEMGFVGASTTNTWQSTIEAAPESQMMPAKVLNGNVTIQTSFYDNETLITKSVVRLYYI; the protein is encoded by the coding sequence ATGGGTTCCGACGACCAGAGTGCCGCCGACAAGATCCAGAAGGGATTCCAGATAAATTACATGATATTGCGTGACGCGGACAGCGGCAAGATAATATGGCAAGAGAACAAGGACTTTTCGGCTCCGGATGTGGAGCACGAGGCGCGGGTGCCCGTCAAAATACTGGACATGCGGGCGGTATCGCGTGAGATCAACTTTAGCACCGTCGAGTCGATGGAGAACTTCAGGCTCGACCAGAAGGTGCTCTTCAAGGGCCGCATCATGGAGGAGTGGTTCTTCGAGATGGGCTTCGTCGGcgccagcaccaccaacacctGGCAGTCGACCATCGAGGCGGCCCCCGAGTCCCAAATGATGCCAGCCAAGGTCTTAAATGGCAATGTGACAATTCAAACCAGTTTCTATGACAACGAAACACTCATCACAAAATCGGTTGTGCGCCTCTACTACATCTAA
- the Trs23 gene encoding trafficking protein particle complex subunit 4 translates to MIIYGVYIVSKSGGLIFNLDNHVPRIEHEKTFTYPLDLVLDYDSKKVSVAFNRKDGINVGHVLVAVNGIPVNGITLDDGRDVKTTLEAAENYPINLKFSRPKTTTNEKIFLASMFYPLFAIASQLSPEPKSSGIELLEADTFTLHCFQTLTGIKFIVISETGLNGIDLLLRKVYELYSDYVLKNPFYSLEMPIRCELFDNKLQELLAQVEKTGISNIDK, encoded by the exons ATGATTATCTATGGCGTCTATATAGTTAGCAAATCGGGTGGCCTTATTTTCAACCTGGACAACCATGTACCCCGCATCGAGCACGAGAAGACATTCACATATCCCCTGGACCTGGTGCTCGACTACGACTCCAAGAAGGTGTCGGTGGCCTTTAACCGGAAAGATGGAATAAACG TGGGCCACGTCCTGGTGGCCGTGAATGGGATTCCTGTTAATGGCATAACCCTGGACGATGGGCGCGACGTGAAAACGACTTTGGAGGCCGCGGAGAACTATCCCATAAACCTGAAGTTCAGCCGCCCCAAGACGACCACCAACGAGAAGATCTTCCTGGCGAGCATGTTCTATCCGCTGTTCGCCATCGCCAGCCAACTGAGCCCCGAGCCAAAGAGCTCCGGCATCGAGCTGCTAGAGGCGGACACCTTTACGCTGCACTGCTTCCAAACACTCACCGGCATCAAGTTCATTGTGATCTCAGAGACGGGGCTAAACGGCATCGATCTGCTGCTACGCAAGGTCTACGAGCTTTACTCGGATTACGTCCTTAAAAACCCCTTCTACTCGCTGGAGATGCCGATTCGGTGCGAGCTCTTCGATAATAAGTTGCAGGAGCTCCTCGCGCAGGTGGAGAAGACGGGCATTAGCAATATTGATAAATAA
- the LOC4816224 gene encoding glutactin gives MHHVSVLPLAVLIVLALHWGAEARVRGRVYDEEKDTIIELPKLGSIQGKILETAWTKREVLQFVDVRYAEPPTGQHRFKAPRPIEPWEDVMDATAEKIGCPSVVSMDSLRKLDDVLDVEDCLTMTVTTPNVTAKLPVLVYIHGEYLYEGSNSEAPPDYLLEKDVVLVTPQYRLGPFGFLSTKTDEIPGNAGFLDIFLALQFVKHFIQYFGGDPTRVTVAGQVGGAAIAHLLTLSPMVQRGLFSQVIYHSGSAIMPIFLEEDPRKHAQEIAKKADCQMVTVRDLNTCLMELTALELLTAFMEHALEKSDLGIGHTGGIQFTIGGPSGVLPKHPYDLMLESNFSYPAMGGCPKNAGTRVLNEIVDNDFEGKIPDDDYNTYDYIDHVIRQVVGTDKTMLLTSFVTHDFFNRQLLENGTFDTLIPRLVDVAGTLNHKLPVLLAMNMNNKHNPDNTFLYSFDYAGEFNRYREMDEETNMQSPFKAGVSLTDEALYLFPYPEHVKRLSPPDVTMAHRMVDLWTNFVISGNPLGSYRSGYWPPMTTLYGPYMKIDETLTIGGNYFNEFSATLRDEDQGHSLIREIYYLRSQSRKRAKAQRKKQLAAATASRMKKLEVRKSLVKRPNRNKIRL, from the exons ATGCACCACGTATCTGTGCTACCACTCGCCGTCCTCATCGTCCTGGCCCTCCACTGGGGCGCGGAGGCACGCGTCCGCGGCAGGGTCTACGACGAGGAGAAAGACACCATCATTGAGCTACCAAAGCTGGGCAGTATCCAGGGAAAAATCCTAGAGACTGCCTGGACCAAGCGCGAGGTGCTGCAGTTTGTCGATGTCAGATACGCCGAGCCCCCGACGGGGCAGCATCGATTCAAG GCCCCGCGCCCGATAGAGCCTTGGGAAGATGTAATGGATGCTACAGCGGAAAAGATTGGATGTCCCTCGGTGGTGTCGATGGACTCTCTGCGCAAGCTGGACGATGTGCTGGACGTTGAGGATTGCCTAACGATGACCGTCACTACGCCGAATGTGACTGCGAAGCTGCCCGTTCTTGTCTACATACACGGCGAGTATCTGTACGAGGGCAGCAATTCCGAGGCGCCGCCAGACTATCTGCTCGAGAAGGATGTGGTGCTGGTGACTCCGCAGTACCGCCTGGGACCCTTTGGCTTCCTCTCCACCAAAACAGACGAAATACCAGGAAACGCTGGCTTTCTGGACATCTTCCTTGCCCTGCAGTTTGTTAAGCACTTCATCCAGTACTTTGGCGGCGATCCGACGCGTGTCACTGTCGCGGGACAGGTGGGTGGGGCAGCCATTGCACATCTGCTCACCCTCTCGCCGATGGTGCAGCGGGGTCTCTTCAGCCAGGTGATCTACCACTCGGGCTCGGCCATTATGCCCATCTTCCTCGAGGAGGATCCACGCAAGCATGCCCAGGAGATAGCCAAGAAGGCTGACTGCCAGATGGTGACGGTGCGGGACCTGAACACTTGCCTCATGGAACTCACGGCCCTGGAGCTGCTCACCGCTTTCATGGAACATGCG CTCGAGAAATCTGACCTGGGCATTGGCCACACAGGCGGCATACAGTTCACCATTGGTGGGCCGAGTGGCGTGCTGCCCAAGCACCCCTACGATCTCATGTTGGAGTCCAATTTCTCGTATCCAGCCATGGGCGGCTGTCCGAAAAATGCCGGCACTCGAGTCCTCAACGAGATCGTAGACAACGACTTCGAGGGAAAGATCCCGGACGATGATTACAATACCTACGACTACATCGATCATGTGATACGGCAGGTAGTGGGCACTGATAAGACCATGCTGCTCACCAGCTTCGTCACGCACGACTTTTTCAATCGCCAGCTCCTGGAGAACGGAACTTTCGACACCCTGATTCCCAGGCTTGTCGAT GTGGCTGGAACCCTAAATCACAAGCTGCCCGTTTTGCTGGCAATGAATATGAACAACAAACATAATCCGGATAACACGTTCCTCTACTCCTTCGACTACGCGGGCGAGTTCAATAGGTATCGCGAGATGGACGAGGAGACGAACATGCAGAGTCCGTTCAAGGCGGGCGTCTCGCTGACCGACGAGGCCCTCTACCTTTTTCCTTATCCCGAGCATGTGAAGCGCCTGAGTCCACCGGACGTGACGATGGCCCACCGCATGGTCGACCTGTGGACAAACTTTGTGATCAGCGGCAATCCCCTGGGCTCCTATCGGTCCGGCTATTGGCCGCCAATGACCACGCTATACGGCCCGTACATGAAGATTGACGAGACGCTGACAATTGGAGGCAACTATTTCAATGAGTTCTCCGCCACGCTGCGCGACGAGGATCAGGGCCACAGTCTGATACGCGAAATCTACTACCTTCGCAGCCAAAGCCGGAAGAGGGCCAAAGCCCAGCGGAAAAAGCAGTTGGCTGCGGCAACTGCCAGTAGGATGAAGAAGCTTGAGGTCCGCAAGAGTCTGGTGAAGCGGCCAAATCGCAACAAGATACGGCTATAA
- the LOC4816198 gene encoding glutactin produces the protein MARIRGGVLILLAIVLLALAASSQAERSQNYQKQKQQRTKPGSAQAMGNHKNRRPNKNQQAAGQKQRPNKQKQPPLQQQKPSTPESNVFTASVPVLGRLRGRTLSTDWTGKEIMQFLDVPYGKADRFKAAEPASSWRGVLPAHRHHPGCPSIQDLLKYAKLEEDGFDVEDCLRLSISTKAMEGDLSPVMVYIHGDFFYDGDSVEAAPGYLLEEDVVLVSVRYRLGPFGFLSTMSDDMPGNAAVSDIILALKWVQKHISSFGGDPQRVTLFGQVGGAALVNVLTLSPAVPAGLFHQVIYQSGTALSPAFITDTPLAATKDIARIAGCKQLAKVESLNKCLVRLNATMLLAAFSIHGEDKPSLSGGAYGGVQLVIGGPSGILPEHPGRLLAAEKFQAYPTMGGSVKHGGTFMLRDIFADSFNETILDDKLTGRQYIETIIAQANGADPTGSWSDFADEEIFSVEDIKNGSFKRLTPGLIDLCTTISLKNPVLLVLQANAKKLPNSTYLYTFDYEGELNRYGSSDEEASFVPFDMGVSLTDDNLYLFPWPRYQTLNSNRDIKVAKRMVALWTSFAKTGVPAAQGLPSWAPMSDDTGPYMRIGRTISFGDNYLDEYRIAVEEVKKGYSLVNEDYYDLESALLAATMRDRLPDADAEDDQEDEEEDNNETTANEARGQNLVFIAKKSTRIQKQ, from the exons ATGGCAAGGATACGTGGTGGTGTGCTGATCCTCCTGGCTATCGTCCTTCTGGCCCTGGCGGCCAGCAGTCAGGCTGAGAGATCCCAAAACTatcaaaagcagaagcagcagaggaCCAAGCCCGGATCCGCACAGGCTATGGGCAACCACAAGAACAGACGACCCAACAAGAACCAACAGGCGGCcgggcagaagcagcgacccaacaaacagaagcagcccccgctccagcagcagaaacccAGCACTCCCGAGTCGAATGTGTTCACCGCATCGGTGCCCGTTCTGGGCAGGCTCCGTGGTCGGACTTTGAGCACGGACTGGACTGGCAAGGAAATAATGCAATTCCTCGATGTGCCATACGGAAAGGCAGATCGCTTCAAG GCAGCGGAACCGGCTTCTTCCTGGCGGGGCGTTCTTCCCGCCCATCGCCATCACCCCGGATGCCCTTCCATACAGGATCTGCTCAAGTACGCCAAATTGGAGGAGGACGGCTTCGATGTCGAGGACTGTCTTCGACTCTCCATCAGCACCAAGGCG ATGGAGGGAGATCTCTCGCCAGTTATGGTGTACATTCATGGCGACTTCTTCTACGACGGCGACTCCGTGGAAGCCGCTCCCGGCTATCTGCTGGAGGAGGATGTGGTGCTGGTTTCGGTGCGATACCGATTGGGGCCATTCGGCTTCCTATCGACAATGAGCGACGACATGCCTGGAAACGCGGCCGTAAGCGACATCATCCTGGCCCTTAAGTGGGTGCAGAAGCACATTTCCTCCTTCGGTGGCGATCCGCAGCGGGTCACTCTCTTCGGCCAGGTGGGCGGGGCAGCACTTGTCAACGTGCTAACCCTGAGCCCGGCCGTGCCGGCGGGACTCTTCCATCAAGTCATCTACCAGTCGGGCACGGCGCTGTCGCCCGCCTTTATCACGGACACCCCACTAGCCGCCACCAAGGATATTGCTCGCATCGCCGGCTGCAAGCAGCTAGCTAAGGTGGAGTCGTTGAACAAGTGCCTGGTTCGACTCAACGCCACTATGCTGCTGGCCGCCTTCAGCATCCATGGCGAGGACAAACCCTCGCTGAGCGGCGGCGCCTATGGCGGTGTCCAGTTGGTCATCGGTGGACCGTCAGGCATCCTGCCGGAGCATCCGGGCCGACTGCTGGCCGCCGAGAAGTTCCAGGCCTATCCCACAATGGGCGGCAGCGTCAAGCATGGCGGTACCTTCATGTTGAGGG ACATATTTGCGGACAGTTTCAACGAAACAATTCTGGATGACAAGCTGACTGGACGCCAGTACATTGAAACCATTATTGCGCAGGCCAATGGGGCGGATCCCACTGGCTCCTGGAGTGACTTTGCCGACGAGGAGATCTTCAGTGTCGAGGACATCAAGAACGGCAGCTTCAAACGTCTTACCCCAGGACTGATCGAC CTCTGCACCACGATTTCCCTGAAGAATCCCGTGCTCTTGGTGCTCCAGGCCAATGCCAAGAAGCTGCCCAACAGTACCTATCTGTACACCTTCGACTACGAGGGGGAGCTGAACCGCTACGGTAGCAGCGATGAGGAGGCCTCTTTTGTGCCCTTCGACATGGGAGTGTCGCTGACTGACGACAACCTCTACCTCTTCCCCTGGCCACGTTACCAGACGTTAAACTCCAACCGCGACATCAAGGTAGCCAAGCGGATGGTGGCCCTGTGGACGTCCTTCGCCAAGACGGGAGTACCCGCTGCCCAGGGTCTGCCCTCTTGGGCACCAATGAGCGACGACACGGGACCCTATATGCGCATAGGTCGCACGATCAGCTTCGGCGACAACTATCTGGACGAATACCGCATTGCGGTCGAGGAGGTCAAGAAGGGATACAGTCTGGTCAACGAGGACTACTATGACCTGGAATCGGCCTTGCTGGCGGCCACCATGCGGGATAGGTTGCCTGACGCCGACGCCGAGGACGATCAGGAGGATGAAGAGGAGGACAATAATGAGACGACAGCCAATGAGGCGcgcggccaaaatttggtgttCATTGCCAAGAAGTCAACGCGGATCCAAAAACAATAG
- the LOC117184194 gene encoding SH3 domain-binding protein 1-like → MPLIQAMPTPTPTPTPTPTPTPMPHPVAVRVQQDHHQHNQSPIFKTYAKSMPVTPIQLQSPMEETPSYELYERHARSDATFHFDDDVDVDDDDDDVEDTSSLAMITPPPPYDTPYLLTRRTCNSAAALSPPLPPPRRFRFGNREFFSMSPGGGGATPTSTSKGSAITPTKLSAAAAAMFATPQMAQLNRKWAHLQRKRRRRNSSSGDSKELDKLVLQSVDWDENEMY, encoded by the coding sequence ATGCCCCTCATTCAGGccatgcccacgcccacgcccactccgACACCGACGCCGACACCCACGCCCATGCCACACCCTGTCGCCGTTCGAGTCCAGCAggatcatcatcagcataacCAGAGCCCAATCTTCAAGACCTATGCCAAGTCCATGCCCGTGACGCCCATACAGCTTCAGTCGCCGATGGAAGAGACGCCCTCCTACGAGCTCTACGAACGCCACGCCCGCTCCGATGCCACATTCCACTTTGACGACGATGTAGATGtggatgatgacgacgatgatgtGGAGGATACATCATCGCTGGCCATGATCACACCGCCGCCACCCTACGACACCCCCTATCTACTTACGAGAAGAACCTGCAACAGTGCGGCGGCTCtgtcgccgccgctgccgcctcccCGCAGATTCCGTTTCGGCAATCGGGAGTTCTTCAGCATGAGTCCGGGTGGTGGCGGTGCCACGccaacatccacatccaaagGCAGCGCCATAACACCCACGAAACTGAGCGCCGCTGCGGCGGCCATGTTCGCCACCCCACAAATGGCCCAGCTGAACAGAAAGTGGGCGCACTTGCAGCGGAAGCGGCGACGGCGAAACAGCAGCTCCGGCGACTCCAAGGAGCTAGACAAACTGGTGCTGCAATCGGTCGATTGGGATGAGAATGAGATGTATTAG